One window of the Klebsiella oxytoca genome contains the following:
- a CDS encoding YejL family protein: MPQLSRYSDEHVEQLLSELTSVLETHKAPVDLSLMVLGNMVTNLINSSVAPAQRQAIARSFAQALQSSINDDPAH; this comes from the coding sequence ATGCCGCAATTATCCCGCTATAGCGATGAACACGTCGAACAGCTGCTCAGCGAGCTGACGAGCGTTCTGGAAACACATAAAGCGCCCGTTGACCTTTCACTGATGGTTCTGGGCAATATGGTGACTAACCTGATCAATAGTAGCGTCGCGCCGGCGCAGCGTCAGGCCATCGCCCGTTCTTTTGCCCAGGCGTTGCAGTCATCTATTAACGACGATCCGGCGCACTAA